One Cellulomonas soli DNA window includes the following coding sequences:
- a CDS encoding response regulator transcription factor, whose protein sequence is MTAPSSAPEARLLVVDDEPNIRELLATSLRFAGFEVHAAADGGQALKLAREVEPDLVVLDVMLPDMDGFTVTRRLREKGQHVPVLFLTARDDTSDKVQGLTVGGDDYVTKPFSLEEVVARIRAILRRTQPGETDDASVLRYADLELDDDSHEVRRAGHDVELSPTEFKLLRYLMLNPGRVLSKAQILDHVWQYDWVGDANIVESYISYLRRKIDQLDDAEGHRLPPLIHTKRGVGYLLREQP, encoded by the coding sequence ATGACCGCCCCGTCGTCCGCGCCCGAGGCGCGTCTGCTCGTCGTCGACGACGAGCCGAACATCCGCGAGCTGCTCGCCACGTCGCTGCGGTTCGCGGGGTTCGAGGTGCACGCCGCGGCGGACGGCGGGCAGGCCCTCAAGCTGGCCCGTGAGGTCGAGCCCGACCTGGTCGTGCTGGACGTCATGCTCCCCGACATGGACGGGTTCACCGTCACGCGCCGACTGCGGGAGAAGGGCCAGCACGTGCCCGTGCTGTTCCTCACCGCGCGCGACGACACGTCCGACAAGGTCCAGGGGCTCACGGTCGGCGGCGACGACTACGTCACCAAGCCGTTCAGCCTCGAGGAGGTCGTCGCGCGCATCCGGGCGATCCTGCGCCGCACCCAGCCCGGCGAGACCGACGACGCGAGCGTGCTGCGCTACGCCGACCTCGAGCTCGACGACGACTCACACGAGGTCCGCCGCGCCGGTCACGACGTCGAGCTGTCCCCCACCGAGTTCAAGCTGCTGCGCTACCTCATGCTCAACCCGGGCCGGGTGCTGTCGAAGGCACAGATCCTCGATCACGTGTGGCAGTACGACTGGGTCGGCGACGCGAACATCGTCGAGTCCTACATCTCCTACCTGCGCCGCAAGATCGACCAGCTCGACGACGCCGAGGGGCACCGCCTGCCTCCGCTGATCCACACCAAGCGGGGCGTCGGGTACCTGCTGCGCGAGCAGCCGTGA